In the genome of Xyrauchen texanus isolate HMW12.3.18 chromosome 33, RBS_HiC_50CHRs, whole genome shotgun sequence, one region contains:
- the LOC127627086 gene encoding noggin-3-like, with protein MDNVPHFLTIYVLIFSLGFRIEEGMCQHYYLLRPIPSDNLPIVELKEDPDPVLDPKERDLNETELRAILGSHFDQNFMSITPPEDKYAGQDDLNESEIMKQRPTGTMPKEIKAMDFEIQHGKKHKPSKKLRRRLQLWLWSYAFCPVMHTWQDLGNRFWPRYVKVGSCYSKRSCSVPEGMVCKPAKSTHFTVLRWRCMQRKGGLKCAWITLQYPIISECKCSCPN; from the coding sequence ATGGATAACGTGCCACATTTTCTGACTATATATGTACTAATTTTCTCCCTCGGATTCAGGATAGAAGAAGGAATGTGCCAACATTACTACCTCCTCCGTCCCATTCCCAGTGACAATCTGCCCATAGTGGAACTCAAGGAGGACCCAGATCCAGTACTGGACCCTAAGGAGAGGGATCTGAACGAAACCGAACTTAGAGCCATACTGGGTAGTCACTTTGACCAGAACTTCATGTCCATCACTCCTCCAGAGGACAAATACGCAGGACAGGACGACCTGAACGAATCAGAGATCATGAAACAGCGTCCCACTGGCACCATGCCCAAAGAAATCAAAGCCATGGACTTTGAGATCCAGCATGGGAAGAAACACAAGCCCAGTAAGAAACTCAGAAGGAGACTTCAGCTGTGGCTGTGGTCCTATGCCTTCTGCCCGGTGATGCATACATGGCAGGACCTGGGGAACAGATTCTGGCCCCGCTATGTTAAGGTGGGCAGCTGCTACAGTAAAAGGTCTTGTTCAGTTCCAGAAGGGATGGTTTGCAAACCTGCCAAATCGACCCATTTTACGGTTTTGAGGTGGAGGTGCATGCAGAGAAAGGGTGGCCTCAAATGTGCTTGGATAACATTACAGTACCCCATTATATCAGAGTGCAAATGCTCCTGCCCGAACTGA